In Lacerta agilis isolate rLacAgi1 chromosome 8, rLacAgi1.pri, whole genome shotgun sequence, one genomic interval encodes:
- the MIB2 gene encoding E3 ubiquitin-protein ligase MIB2 isoform X3: MGIGSCFNRTSDPIFTIVVTVSPRQNLPRIVLKGTFQGAKVVRGPDWEWGNQDGGEGKAGRVVDIRGWDVETGRSVASVTWADGTTNVYRVGHKGKVDLKCVAEVTGGFYYKEHLPRLGKPAELQKKESTERHPFQHGDKVKCLLDIDILREMQEGHGGWNPKMAEFIGQTGTVHRITDRGDVRVQFNSDTRWTFHPGALTKLNTFWVDDVVRVIDDMERVKQLQAGHGEWTDEMTPTLGHIGKVIKVFGDGDLRVSFAGQSWTFNPACLTAYQREEDANLMTTEDAKESKSTLLSVLGRLLTQKMEADSPGRLVIEAAHGNASKVRDLVQKYPDKVDVKNQGRTALQVASYLGKVEVVKILLQAHANINLWDEEGDTALHYAAFGNQADVARFLVSKGANGDLRNNAKCTALYIAVNKGFTEVVQALCEHNCDVNLPDSYGDTPLHYAITADFKCIIEALTEVPNIDFTIQNQQGFNLLQHSALKGNKLAIKKILARARQLVDAKKEDGFTALHLAALNNHKEVAEILIKEGRCDINLKNNRNQTPLHLAVTQGHMEMVQLLVSEGSNVNAEDEDGDTAMHIVLEREHLMSIMAKEQEDGEESLLSKLQASGFLGNLELNVGTAIACYLAQEGADINYANHRGKSPLDLVSDGSIAQLIKNFSQKFREQQDPSENSTVVCSQRRVHTTPNTMTNLSVAKVAAPSECLVCSELALLIHFSPCQHSIVCEECSRRMKKCIKCQTTITKKLKQDSTEVECVSGSESTGQQKLMEDLQNRYRQMEERITCPICIDNQIKLIFQCGHGSCQECSAALAVCPICRQTIRERIHIFV; this comes from the exons ATGGGCATTGGGAGCTGCTTCAACCGGACGTCAGATCCCATCTTCACCATTGT AGTCACTGTGAGCCCACGACAGAACTTGCCACGCATCGTGTTAAAGGGGACTTTTCAGGGCGCGAAAGTGGTTCGGGGACCCGACTGGGAATGGGGTAACCAGGACG GTGGCGAAGGCAAAGCCGGGCGCGTGGTTGACATCCGTGGCTGGGACGTGGAAACCGGGCGGAGCGTCGCCAGCGTGACGTGGGCCGACGGCACCACAAACGTGTACCGAGTTGGACACAAAGGAAAAGTGGACCTGAAGTGCGTTGCAGAAGTGACAGGGGGCTTTTACTACAAGGAACATCTCCCCAGATTAG gTAAGCCAGCCGAGTTGCAGAAGAAAGAGAGCACTGAGAGGCACCCTTTCCAGCATGGGGACAAAGTGAAATGCCTCTTGGACATCGACATCTTGCGAGAGATGCAGGAAGGGCACGGGGGATGGAACCCAAAAATGGCTGAG TTCATTGGCCAAACAGGAACTGTCCACAGAATCACAGACAGAGGAGATGTCAGAGTCCAGTTCAACAGCGATACCCGTTGGACGTTCCATCCAGGTGCTCTGACCAAG CTCAACACCTTTTGGGTTGATGATGTTGTCCGGGTGATAGATGATATGGAAAGAGTCAAGCAGTTGCAAGCTGGTCACGGGGAGTGGACTGATGAAATGACCCCT ACTCTGGGGCACATTGGCAAGGTGATCAAAGTGTTTGGAGATGGGGACTTGCGGGTGTCTTTTGCAGGCCAGTCCTGGACCTTCAACCCCGCTTGCCTGACGGCCTACCAGAGGGAGGAAGACGCAAACCTCATGACCACCGAGGATGCCAAGGAATCTAAAA GCACGCTGCTCTCTGTGCTGGGAAGGCTGCTGACCCAAAAGATGGAAGCGGACAGCCCTGGGCGCTTGGTCATAGAGGCGGCACATGGAAATGCATCCAAGGTCCGGGATCTGGTTCAGAAGTATCCTGACAAG GTCGACGTCAAAAACCAGGGCAGGACAGCCTTGCAAGTGGCCTCttacctgggaaaggtggaaGTGGTGAAGATCCTGTTGCAGGCCCATGCCAACATCAACCTGTGGGACGAGGAAGGGGACACGGCTCTGCATTACGCAGCGTTTGG GAACCAAGCAGACGTGGCCCGCTTCCTGGTCAGCAAAGGGGCCAATGGCGATCTCCGGAACAACGCCAAGTGCACAGCCCTGTACATTGCCGTCAACAAAGGCTTCACAGAGGTCGTGCAGGCTCTGTGCGAGCACAACTGCGACGTCAACCTGCCG GATTCGTACGGCGACACCCCCCTCCATTACGCCATCACGGCCGACTTCAAGTGCATCATCGAGGCCCTCACCGAAGTCCCCAACATTGATTTCACCATCCAGAACCAGCAAGGATTCAATCTGTTGCAGCATTCGGCTCTGAAGGGGAACAAACT AGCCATCAAGAAGATCCTGGCAAGAGCCCGGCAACTGGTTGACGCTAAGAAGGAAGATGGCTTCACCGCCCTGCATCTCGCCGCCTTGAACAACCACAAGGAGGTGGCGGAGATCTTAATCAAAGAG GGCCGTTGCGACATTAACCTCAAGAACAACCGCAACCAGACCCCACTGCACTTGGCTGTCACGCAAGGCCACATGGAAATGGTGCAGCTGCTGGTGAGCGAGGGCTCCAATGTCAACGCGGAGGACGAGGATGGCGACACGGCCATGCACATTGTCCTGGAGAGGGAGCACCTGATGTCCATCATGGCCAAGGAGCAAGAGGATGGAGAGGAAAGCCTCTTAtctaag CTCCAGGCCTCTGGCTTCCTTGGAAATCTTGAGCTGAACGTGGGGACGGCCATCGCGTGCTACTTGGCTCAAGAAGGTGCCGACATCAATTACGCCAACCACAGGGGAAAGTCCCCCCTTGACCTCGTTTCGGACGGAAGTATAGCGCAGCTCATCAAGAACTTCTCCCAAAAATTCAG GGAGCAGCAGGACCCCTCGGAGAACTCCACAGTGGTGTGCAGCCAGAGGCGAGTGCACACGACCCCCAACACCATGACCAACCTCAGCGTGGCGAAGGTGGCAGCTCCCTCCGAGTGCCTGGTCTGCTCTGAGCTGGCGCTGCTCATCCACTTCTCCCCTTGTCAGCACAGCATCGTGTGTGAAG AATGTTCCAGAAGAATGAAGAAATGCATCAAATGCCAAACGACAATTACCAAGAAGCTAAAGCAAG ACAGCACGGAGGTGGAGTGTGTTTCCGGTTCTGAATCCACCGGCCAACAGAAGCTGATGGAAGACCTCCAGAACCGCTACCGGCAGATGGAGGAGCGGATCACCTGCCCCATTTGCATCGACAACCAAATCAAACTGATCTTCCAGTGCGGGCACGGATCATGCCAGGAGTGCAGCGCCGCCCTCGCCGTCTGCCCCATTTGCCGGCAGACCATCCGGGAAAGGATACACATCTTTGTTTGA